The DNA sequence GTGGCGAAAGCCCGCAGGTGATTCTGATTGAGTTTCGCCCGCATTCGCTACAGTGCTGCTGGCCGCCTGCGGGTTCGCCTCGTTCCCATGACGTTCTTCGAGCCCAAAAAGGCACGATCCCGGCGAAACGAAATCCGCGGCGAGGTCCGCCGGGACCGGCCCGGACCGGTCAAGAAGCTCGTCGACCAGGCCGGCAGCGTCCGCGGCGAGCGCGGCATGCTGACGCTGACGGTCGCGATCACGTTTGCCGTGATCGCGTCGTCGATTCTAATGCTGCGGCCTCGCGTGGTGGATTATCGGCCTGGGCAGGTGACGACGGAGCCGGTCTTCGCCCGCGTGGAGTTCGACGTCCTTGACGAGCAACGCCTCGGCCAAGCCCGCCAACGCGCCGCCGATGCCAAGCCGCGGGTCTATCGCCCGGCCGACGACGATCCGTTCGCCAAGCTGGAGGACGACCTGCTCGCCTCGCCGAGTCGCTCGACGGGCCTGATGCAGGATCAGCTGGCCGGAGACGCGACCCAGAAGGTCGGCCTGGTGACGGTTTTCGACGCAAACGACGGGGCGGCCCTGGCTCGGCTGCAGGGCTTCACGGGCGAGCGGGCCGGGCAATGGCAGCGGTCGGTTCGGCTGTACGTCGACGCGCTCCGTGACCTGGGCCTGATCCTACTTCCCGCCGACGCCGCCGCCGAAGACGGCCGTCAGCCGATCCAGCTCGAATCCGGCCAGATCGTCCTCGCTGGTCAGCGACTCGCTCTTCCCGCGGACGAGGCGACGCGCCAGGAAATCGAACGCCGCGTCAACGGTGCCGCGTTCGAGGCGTTCGGCGAGCTGCTCTATCCGAAGATCGTCGCCTTCACCTCGCAGACGCTGCAGCCGACGGTCGTTCCCGACCTGGCCGCGACCGCGCGTGTTCGCGGCGAGGCGTCCGCCCGCGTGCCGGAGTCTGCAGGCGAACTTGTCTATCGCGAGGGCCAACGCCTGCTGCCGCGTGGCCATCGGCTTGACGAGTCGGACTGGCAGCTGCTGCGGGCCGAGAACGACTCGTACCGCGCGTCGCTGGGCAATCGCGTCTGGTTCGAACGGACGGGCCTGGCGGGACTGGCGATTCTGCTGACGGTGGCGATGAGTGCGTACGTCCTGCACTACCGCCCGAAGATCGCCGCCAACCCGTCGCGGGCGGCCGGACTGGCGACGCTACTGCTGGGTTGTCTGCTGATCGCGCAGCTCGCGGCGCTCGGCACGGGCAGTCTGGTCCTGCTCGCACTGGGCCCGATCTTCCTCGCCGGCATCACCCTCAGCGTCGCGTACGACGGCCGATTCGCACTCGGCATCGGCGGCTTGCTGGCACTCCTCGTGACGCTCGCACTCGGGCAAGGCGTCGGCTTCTTCCTGGTCGCCTGTGCGGGTCTGCTGCCGGCCTGTCTGATGCCGGGCGAAGTGCGAACGCGCAGCCGCCTGAT is a window from the Planctomycetota bacterium genome containing:
- a CDS encoding HDIG domain-containing metalloprotein — encoded protein: MTFFEPKKARSRRNEIRGEVRRDRPGPVKKLVDQAGSVRGERGMLTLTVAITFAVIASSILMLRPRVVDYRPGQVTTEPVFARVEFDVLDEQRLGQARQRAADAKPRVYRPADDDPFAKLEDDLLASPSRSTGLMQDQLAGDATQKVGLVTVFDANDGAALARLQGFTGERAGQWQRSVRLYVDALRDLGLILLPADAAAEDGRQPIQLESGQIVLAGQRLALPADEATRQEIERRVNGAAFEAFGELLYPKIVAFTSQTLQPTVVPDLAATARVRGEASARVPESAGELVYREGQRLLPRGHRLDESDWQLLRAENDSYRASLGNRVWFERTGLAGLAILLTVAMSAYVLHYRPKIAANPSRAAGLATLLLGCLLIAQLAALGTGSLVLLALGPIFLAGITLSVAYDGRFALGIGGLLALLVTLALGQGVGFFLVACAGLLPACLMPGEVRTRSRLIEVGGTVGIIAGAAALVAGLARMEPLSYLLASSAWAALAGFGAGGLVLCVLPFIERAFRITTGLTLLEYLDHPLLRRLAMEAPGTYNHSLQVATISEEAAKAINADGLLCRVACYYHDVGKLRKPEYFIENQRANEAAGGNDPVPRVGGENPHLSLNPSMSLLVITGHVKDGLAMAREWGLPRAFLPFIEQHHGTTLVEYFYREAVQQQQRRLEAAGDGPLEPDVAEGDYRYPGPRPRSRETAIVMIADTCESACRAMADPTPTRLESRVSDLVQKRLLDGQFDECPITMGELEIVKRSIIKSLVGIYHGRVPYPEDKPTAVTPAATMIGVRPSVPSTAVG